A part of Podarcis muralis chromosome 15, rPodMur119.hap1.1, whole genome shotgun sequence genomic DNA contains:
- the LOC144325703 gene encoding organic solute transporter subunit beta-like, which produces SVASQPGPISCTGIKECPVRQLGKALPFQDLKSCSQAETNSPAVNTDLSGHSALAMSSPHAQDPPEISGKPETEERPSAMLQELLWFFRREESATWNYCILGLSVLVLLVGIVLLWKNIAANRAQKIALMHQEGYVAGQPDETEMKQVFVPLKEDNNSGSPTENFLPKGENAGQVTIHWKDGNVTTMFADAPEEDA; this is translated from the coding sequence TCTGTCGCATCCCAGCCTGGTCCAATATCTTGTACTGGGATTAAAGAATGTCCAGTGAGACAGCTAGGAAAGGCACTTCCATTTCAGGATCTGAAGAGCTGCTCCCAAGCTGAAACAAACAGTCCAGCAGTGAACACAGACCTGAGTGGACACTCTGCCCTGGCCATGTCTAGCCCACACGCTCAAGATCCCCCAGAGATCAGTGGTAAGCCTGAAACAGAAGAGAGGCCTTCAGCGATGCTTCAGGAGCTGCTGTGGTTTTTCCGGAGAGAAGAATCGGCTACATGGAATTACTGCATTCTCGGCCTTTCAGTGCTGGTTCTGCTTGTAGGCATAGTCCTCTTGTGGAAAAATATTGCAGCAAACAGAGCCCAGAAGATTGCCCTCATGCACCAAGAAGGGTATGTAGCTGGCCAGCCTGATGAGACGGAAATGAAGCAAGTTTTTGTGCCTTTGAAGGAAGATAACAACTCTGGTTCCCCCACAGAGAACTTCCTTCCAAAAGGAGAAAATGCAGGGCAGGTGACGATCCATTGGAAGGATGGGAACGTTACAACCATGTTTGCAGATGCGCCGGAAGAGGATGCATAG